A single Hippocampus zosterae strain Florida chromosome 1, ASM2543408v3, whole genome shotgun sequence DNA region contains:
- the slc35a4 gene encoding probable UDP-sugar transporter protein SLC35A4 encodes MIVIQNERARYRRRWLPRLRWGALLCAMVLIYGSHAPLISLSKVEGRVPFDPSLCVVMIELAKLLVSFAALVTTGGISALLAPTSLFLVAPYAVPAALYALNNNLVVLMQAYMDPSSFQVLSNLKIAATALLYSLCLGKRLRWSQWMSLGLLMAAGVCHSYSSLDSADVGTAQRGPKLHITGRGLFLMLVYCCASGLAAVYTERVLKSQKLPLSLQNLYLYVFGVLINGLSALSALASDKSFLEGYSWTVWAIIAGQAANGLLMSVVLKHGSGITRLFVISCSMLVNAVMSWAVLGLQLTFFFLIPLAMVALAAFLYYT; translated from the coding sequence ATGATTGTGATCCAAAACGAGAGGGCTAGGTACAGGAGGCGGTGGCTACCGAGGCTGCGGTGGGGGGCGCTCTTGTGCGCGATGGTCCTCATCTACGGCTCACATGCTCCGCTTATCTCTCTGAGCAAAGTCGAGGGCCGCGTCCCTTTCGACCCTTCCTTATGCGTCGTCATGATCGAATTGGCTAAGCTACTCGTGTCTTTCGCTGCTCTCGTTACGACTGGGGGCATTTCGGCCTTACTCGCCCCTACCTCTCTGTTCCTAGTGGCCCCCTACGCCGTCCCCGCCGCGCTATACGCCCTCAACAACAACCTGGTTGTTCTCATGCAGGCTTATATGGACCCTAGCTCTTTCCAGGTTCTCAGCAACCTCAAAATCGCCGCCACTGCTCTGCTTTACTCCCTGTGCTTGGGCAAGCGGCTGCGCTGGAGTCAGTGGATGAGTCTGGGACTCCTCATGGCAGCGGGAGTGTGCCACAGCTACTCCAGCCTAGACTCCGCAGACGTGGGCACTGCACAGCGAGGGCCCAAGCTTCATATCACAGGCCGGGGGCTCTTCCTCATGCTGGTATACTGCTGCGCATCTGGGCTGGCGGCTGTTTATACAGAGCGGGTGCTGAAGAGTCAGAAGCTGCCACTTAGCCTGCAAAATCTCTACCTCTATGTTTTTGGCGTGCTCATCAACGGGTTGTCTGCCCTCTCTGCCCTTGCGAGTGACAAGAGCTTTTTGGAAGGATACTCGTGGACAGTCTGGGCTATCATAGCGGGGCAGGCGGCTAACGGCCTCTTAATGTCTGTGGTGTTGAAACACGGCAGCGGCATTACTCGGCTCTTCGTCATCTCCTGCTCCATGTTGGTCAATGCTGTGATGTCATGGGCAGTTTTAGGGCTGCAGCTTACTTTCTTCTTTCTGATACCACTCGCCATGGTTGCCTTGGCAGCTTTTCTTTACTACACGTAG
- the LOC127611129 gene encoding SLC35A4 upstream open reading frame protein, with protein MADDKDPLKQLKDLTQLKNQLEEIQRRVEKEIAVGIPQDGSLLGSPFLKGFLAGYVVAKLRSSAIFGVLMGTITGMYAAQNYQAPNVERTLKDFLNNLKKK; from the exons ATGGCGGATGACAAG GACCCCCTGAAACAATTGAAAGACCTGACACAGCTCAAAAATCAGTTGGAGGAGATCCAGAGGCGAGTGGAGAAGGAAATCGCTGTCGGCATTCCACAG GACGGCTCGCTGTTGGGATCCCCATTCCTAAAGGGCTTCCTGGCTGGTTATGTGGTGGCTAAGCTACGCTCTTCTGCCATCTTTGGGGTGCTGATGGGGACCATCACTGGCATGTATGCAGCACAGAACTATCAAGCGCCTAACGTTGAAAGGACCTTGAAAGACTTTCTcaacaacttgaaaaaaaagtaa